One region of Armigeres subalbatus isolate Guangzhou_Male chromosome 3, GZ_Asu_2, whole genome shotgun sequence genomic DNA includes:
- the LOC134225549 gene encoding condensin-2 complex subunit D3: MAPPHIHMLLNQLPQYFDPDLTLDKIDAICAGEEQVPNSSRRRKADDSSDADSGGESDSSENNQGRDAALDLRDCEMIRRALKDSNTLVELLSDICAEARKMRHKAGVFDQYDNWQYLSKKIDVEQFLALIYGLVCLAEYDPTEAINRRMATVAVKAYLVLLGTPGQKQTSVFNESVLLKCMDIFKLADLLLDPIFEDYLEHERSDFITRLLMEYVQIMDEIQLLLKCMTLKSCDNIKTQLINGLKTALNYAIMHAKNRSVAENVADKVFESLESICMPEHDDHNDCAKTIQLVLNRTAMFYKLEYKNYPACFQMYNFFLKMLDHYPKDTSEVLTIFIKSVLTNPPKVFSRPEDYAYLIDIALKYDTAMYSKCNISIIPYLKEIEGHTEASARVNIVEFLSKLAVTDCTVDWELFKSEISDVPREVQMVEILYNKLIDKTCSVKLKAFHCLLKILQNGNKVMKTIMKDTFYCATAEEDEKNYLQMNDVEELYQTAELELGISRNALHFSLSSASTSPCKPSAQTEHEPNPTRIISSIKGVESIEHMLLSLIDVIYEATLSQTSSIRRVALSCLECIVELNRNRIDDPVFEYVVVKLAKDPVMLMRRTTLNALNQLLARYPSHLPLIRIWSKCLLLFLDDSDQKLKESALESLKCNVFDNICRFEDSSSSRIFTPWMIVRSILVLGKISVLKAAVDSWIQKSILTQKNLMIIESHIFTVNCSEAWIILSIIASKMKSKNPDVVIKTMNEILQADMYNSPICLQYILCVVKAWLEDFTHGGLNHLFKILSDLLRTGSTTISLVSDVYSLCCAIKEKSDGTVDEQWIRSMRDNTAEYLLHYHSHYTSFHMSNERYLISLLVYSEVSTDLNDKPNERIMTILLQYLKRVAADEKLISLQTDQNRKVCVTIVVLSRFGLRDGSLASTIISDFNKILKFKNIHESIICTLITAFSDLCKRHTSLVDSSIKTVILQLSSNYMTVRSVALNNLNELILQDYVKMRGRVLLNILKLIVDENPQIAAQALYVIQLYVHSKNEKLLKISLLECVYVFNNYLQYAESDMFPASEIDSEPCDLAGNEPENFAKRNMIYDFFIDNIDDLSLLKLLKNVNKISAQLNQQKYVECLAGAGTLIDLLYIFTKMVLVKDRDKARLAKAAASTANEEEAPPLPIEEGPSPVKKSRVKIALQQSEQEMVTIVEKMIAVYHGFEEQVRRYITRVDVALEKLADERLLELAMAMARRFRNLVEFAKPMEFWRGMMKTVDSLDQREGFSPRKGKRKTKGRRKDDSDSEEDDGEDAVEDDEDEMDLL; the protein is encoded by the exons ACGGAAGGCTGATGATTCTTCCGATGCAGATTCAGGTGGGGAGAGTGATTCCAGCGAGAACAACCAAGGTCGTGATGCTGCCCTGGACTTGCGGGATTGTGAAATGATTCGGAGGGCGTTGAAGGATTCCAATACGCTGGTGGAACTGCTCAGTGATATTTGTGCGGAAGCCAGGAAGATGCGCCACAAGGCAGGGGTGTTTGACCAGTACGACAATTGGCAGTATTTGTCGAAGAAAATAGACGTGGAACAATTTCTAGCACTCATTTACGGCTTGGTTTGTTTGGCTGAGTATGATCCGACGGAAGCCATCAACCGCCGAATGGCCACGGTTGCTGTGAAGGCCTACCTGGTACTGTTGGGAACACCAGGTCAAAAGCAGACTTCCGTTTTCAACGAATCCGTGCTTTTAAAGTGCATGGATATATTCAAGTTGGCAGATCTATTGTTGGATCCGATTTTTGAAGATTACCTGGAGCATGAACGGTCCGATTTTATCACCAGACTACTGATGGAGTACGTCCAAATCATGGACGAGATCCAGTTGCTTTTAAAGTGCATGACCCTGAAAAGTTGCGATAACATCAAAACGCAATTAATTAACGGACTGAAAACAGCATTGAACTACGCGATCATGCATGCCAAGAATCGAAgtgtggccgaaaatgtcgcCGATAAAGTTTTTGAATCATTGGAATCGATTTGCATGCCGGAACACGACGATCATAATGATTGCGCCAAGACAATTCAGTTGGTTCTGAATCGGACTGCCATGTTTTACAAACTGGAATACAAAAATTATCCCGCATGTTTTCAAATGTACAATTTCTTCCTCAAAATGTTGGATCATTACCCAAAGGATACTTCCGAAGTGCTGACAATTTTTATTAAATCTGTGCTTACCAACCCGCCGAAGGTCTTTTCTCGACCCGAGGACTATGCTTATCTAATCGATATAGCCCTCAAATACGATACGGCAATGTACAGCAAGTGCAACATCTCTATTATTCCCTATCTGAAGGAGATTGAAGGTCACACCGAGGCCTCTGCTCGTGTGAACATTGTAGAATTTCTCAGCAAGCTGGCCGTCACCGATTGTACCGTAGATTGGGAACTGTTCAAATCGGAAATATCGGATGTACCACGAGAAGTACAAATGGTCGAAATACTCTACAACAAGTTGATTGATAAAACGTGTTCCGTGAAGCTGAAAGCCTTTCATTGTTTgctgaaaattctccaaaatggGAACAAAGTGATGAAAACAATAATGAAAGACACGTTCTACTGCGCTACTGCCGAAGAAGATGAGAAAAATTACCTACAGATGAATGATGTCGAGGAACTTTATCAAACTGCAGAGCTCGAGCTTGGCATCTCCCGAAATGCACTTCATTTCAGTTTAAGTTCAGCGTCAACATCCCCTTGCAAACCATCAGCGCAAACAGAACATGAACCAAACCCAACAAGAATCATCTCCAGTATCAAGGGAGTCGAATCCATCGAACACATGCTTCTCTCCTTGATTGACGTAATTTACGAAGCTACTTTATCGCAAACCTCATCGATTCGTCGGGTTGCGTTATCCTGCTTAGAGTGCATTGTCGAGCTGAACCGGAATCGAATTGACGATCCGGTGTTCGAGTATGTTGTCGTCAAACTAGCCAAGGATCCCGTTATGCTGATGCGCCGAACAACACTGAACGCGTTAAACCAATTGTTGGCACGGTACCCGAGCCATCTGCCACTCATCCGGATATGGTCGAAATGCTTGCTTCTTTTCCTGGACGATAGCGATCAAAAGCTGAAGGAATCGGCGCTGGAAAGCTTGAAGTGCAACGTGTTCGACAACATCTGCCGGTTTGAGGATTCATCGTCCAGCCGGATCTTCACGCCATGGATGATCGTGCGTTCGATTTTGGTGCTAGGAAAGATCAGTGTGTTGAAAGCGGCGGTGGATTCGTGGATTCAAAAATCCATTCTAAC GCAGAAAAATCTGATGATTATAGAATCACACATTTTTACCGTCAACTGTAGCGAAGCATGGATCATTCTGTCAATTATAGCTAGCAAGATGAAATCGAAGAATCCGGACGTTGTAATCAAAACGATGAATGAAATCCTACAAGCTGATATG TACAACTCACCGATCTGCCTGCAGTACATTCTGTGTGTTGTCAAAGCGTGGTTAGAGGATTTTACACACGGCGGCCTAAACCACCTGTTCAAGATCCTTAGTGATCTGCTGAGAACGGGTAGCACAACAATTTCGCTGGTCAGCGATGTGTACAGTTTGTGTTGTGCGATCAAGGAAAAGTCCGACGGAACCGTTGACGAGCAGTGGATCCGTAGCATGCGGGACAATACAGCCGAGTATCTGCTGCACTACCATTCGCACTACACCAGTTTTCACATGTCGAACGAGCGGTATCTGATCAGTCTACTTGTGTACTCCGAGGTCAGTACGGATTTGAACGATAAACCGAATGAGCGCATTATGACCATCTTGCTGCAGTACTTGAAACGGGTTGCAGCAGATGAGAAGCTTA TTAGTTTGCAGACTGACCAGAATAGAAAGGTCTGCGTTACAATTGTCGTTTTGTCCAGATTCGGTTTGAGAGATGGATCACTTGCATCTACGATAATTTCCGACTTCAACAAAATTctcaaattcaaaaatattcatgaaAGTATAATCTGCACTTTGATAACTGCATTCTCGGATCTTTGTAAAAG GCATACTTCTCTAGTGGATTCCTCGATCAAAACCGTCATACTGCAGTTGAGCTCCAACTACATGACCGTTCGCAGTGTAGCATTGAACAACCTGAACGAATTGATCCTCCAAGACTACGTCAAAATGCGCGGCCGAGTGCTTCTCAACATTCTCAAGTTGATCGTCGACGAAAATCCTCAGATTGCGGCCCAAGCCCTCTACGTCATTCAGCTTTATGTTCACTCGAAAAATGAGAAACTGTTGAAGATCTCCCTGCTGGAGTGTGTCTATGTGTTCAACAACTATCTGCAGTACGCGGAAAGTGACATGTTCCCGGCATCGGAAATCGATAGCGAACCGTGCGATCTGGCCGGAAACGAACCAGAAAACTTTGCGAAGCGTAACATGATCTACGATTTCTTCATCGATAACATCGATGATTTGAGTTTGCTAAAGCTGTTGAAGAACGTCAACAAGATTAGCGCTCAGCTCAATCAGCAGAAGTACGTGGAATGTCTTGCTGGTGCCGGTACGCTGATAGATTTGCTGTACATCTTTACGAAAATGGTTCTGGTGAAGGATCGCGACAAGGCACGATTAGCTAAGGCAGCTGCTTCCACGGCTAATGAAGAAGAGGCGCCGCCTCTACCGATTGAAGAAGGGCCATCGCCGGTGAAGAAATCCCGTGTGAAGATAGCGTTGCAGCAGAGTGAGcaagaaatg GTGACAATCGTGGAAAAGATGATTGCAGTGTATCACGGATTTGAAGAACAGGTTCGCCGCTATATTACAAGAGTGGACGTTGCTTTGGAGAAGCTCGCAGACGAGCGACTACTGGAACTAGCTATGGCGATGGCGAGACGGTTCCGCAACCTGGTTGAGTTTGCCAAACCAATGGAATTTTGGCGTGGTATGATGAAGACGGTGGATTCACTGGATCAGCGAGAAGGTTTTTCGCCACGTAAAGGTAAGCGGAAAACGAAGGGTCGTAGGAAGGATGATTCCGATAGCGAAGAGGACGACGGAGAAGATGCAGTTGAGGACGATGAGGATGAAATGGACTTGTTGTAG
- the LOC134225548 gene encoding caspase Dronc: MDQRDRQLIHRHMDQLILHTNYKVLLNECIGRRMLSEVMKSIIEDRYLDEATRHKKLFEKITKRGPMAFQTLLDICQHDFPIAYGLLKHGNTPNITIGSNNNRNPAQEYNSTYQPNRVRSISANLGDSTSAIRQKMRNMSLGSRSVSEEDDSRNNNDMSETTDKGGLRRLEEFREKVQSPYQVELSARPQKHRLLDAYEMRRRNRGVAFIVNVITYKNETHPTRNGAEADRDNLVSLFRQLGFTVFYYEDLTREELINLITELKHSSHLSTECFAFYMLAHGNHTKGRDKIYLYDNSVLFVEDILTRFNNANCPKLIRRPKLFFFSICRGDQADYGTLRPSEHTERDGMINMKKDPPTNMATYGDMLICFPTVPGYAAHRDRENGSWFVESMCKIWSKHAHDTDVEQLMKLVGKDASTYRTEQNNALQTLGSEQRGFFNVLYLNPGYHED, translated from the exons ATGGACCAACGAGATCGGCAGCTGATCCATCGTCACATGGATCAATTGATACTGCACACCAACTATAAGGTCCTATTAAACGAATGCATTGGTCGCCGTATGCTGTCCGAGGTGATGAAATCCATAATCGAG GATCGCTATCTAGATGAGGCCACGCGACACAAGAAGCTTTTCGAAAAGATCACCAAACGAGGTCCAATGGCATTTCAGACTTTACTGGACATATGCCAGCATGATTTTCCGATTGCGTATGGTTTGCTCAAGCATGGCAACACACCGAATATAACAATCGGTTCCAACAACAATAGAAATCCCGCTCAAGAATACAACTCGACATATCAACCGAATCGGGTGCGCTCAATCAGCGCCAACTTGGGTGATTCCACCAGTGCCATTCGCCAAAAGATGCGCAACATGTCGCTCGGATCACGATCAGTTTCCGAAGAGGACGATTCCAGGAATAATAACGATATGAGTGAAACCACTGACAAGGGTGGCCTGCGCAGgctggaggaatttcgtgaAAAGGTGCAAAGCCCGTATCAGGTGGAGTTATCGGCAAGACCACAAAAACATCGGCTGCTGGATGCGTACGAAATGAGACGACGCAATCGTGGGGTCGCTTTTATAGTCAACGTTATTACCTACAAGAACGAGACGCATCCGACAAGAAACGGTGCTGAAGCGGATAGGGACAATCTGGTGTCGCTGTTTCGGCAGCTTGGATTCACCGTATTCTACTATGAGGATCTTACCCGAGAG GAGCTCATCAACCTAATCACTGAACTAAAGCACTCCAGCCACCTATCGACGGAGTGCTTCGCGTTTTACATGTTAGCGCACGGAAATCACACCAAGGGTAGGGACAAAATCTATCTTTACGACAATTCTGTGCTTTTCGTCGAAGATATTCTTACACGTTTCAACAATGCCAACTGCCCCAAACTGATCCGCAGACCGAAGCTGTTCTTTTTCTCCATCTGTCG CGGCGACCAGGCAGATTACGGTACTTTGCGGCCTTCGGAGCACACCGAGCGAGACGGAATGATCAATATGAAGAAGGATCCCCCGACCAATATGGCAACCTACGGAGACATGCTGATATGTTTCCCGACGGTGCCCGGCTATGCGGCCCACCGAGATCGCGAGAATGGATCTTGGTTTGTGGAAAGTATGTGCAAGATCTGGTCCAAGCACGCCCACGACACGGATGTAGAGCAGCTGATGAAGCTGGTCGGCAAGGATGCCAGCACCTATCGGACTGAGCAAAACAATGCCCTTCAGACGCTGGGCAGCGAGCAGAGAGGATTCTTCAATGTGCTGTACCTCAACCCGGGGTACCATGAGGATTAG